One Bacteroidota bacterium genomic region harbors:
- a CDS encoding IS110 family transposase, producing the protein MKTIKQYVGVDISKDYFDVALPREISYQHHQFANTPKEFKELIRLLPSDALVVMEASGYYYLQLAFFLHKEGIQVSVVNPLVIRRFCQMRMVRAKTDKKDAQMITEYGKAEQPDTWEPPKAYMLELKQMQAVTNQLKKQQSALQRQKEALECCPVRSQAALRSIDASLQTNSDEQEQLEKEMLGLIQEYHRQIHQNLQTIPGIGKKAALLLIALSNGFTKFKTAKQLCSYLGVCPRIYESGKSVRGKAKITKMGASSIRAILYLCSWSAVKYNKACKELYERLVEKGKPKMVALIAVVNKLVRQAFAIATKEIIYKEI; encoded by the coding sequence ATGAAAACTATCAAACAGTATGTTGGGGTAGATATATCCAAAGACTACTTTGATGTAGCCCTACCTAGAGAAATCAGCTATCAGCATCATCAGTTTGCTAATACCCCCAAAGAGTTTAAAGAGTTGATCAGACTCTTACCTTCCGATGCTTTAGTAGTGATGGAAGCCAGTGGTTACTATTACTTACAGTTGGCCTTCTTTCTTCACAAGGAAGGGATACAGGTTAGCGTAGTGAACCCACTTGTTATCCGCAGGTTTTGTCAGATGCGGATGGTGCGTGCAAAAACAGACAAGAAAGACGCCCAAATGATAACCGAATATGGGAAAGCAGAGCAACCTGATACTTGGGAACCTCCAAAAGCCTATATGTTGGAGTTAAAACAAATGCAGGCAGTAACCAATCAACTCAAAAAACAACAAAGTGCCTTACAGCGTCAGAAAGAAGCGTTGGAATGTTGTCCTGTTAGGAGTCAGGCAGCCTTGCGAAGCATAGACGCTTCACTACAAACCAATAGTGATGAGCAAGAGCAACTGGAGAAAGAAATGCTGGGGTTGATACAGGAGTATCATAGGCAAATACATCAAAACCTTCAAACCATACCCGGAATAGGAAAAAAGGCAGCTCTTTTGTTGATAGCCCTTAGTAATGGTTTTACAAAGTTCAAAACAGCCAAACAGCTATGTTCGTATTTAGGGGTTTGTCCACGTATTTATGAATCAGGGAAAAGCGTCAGGGGGAAAGCCAAAATAACCAAAATGGGAGCGAGTAGCATCAGGGCAATATTATACCTGTGTTCATGGTCGGCGGTAAAGTATAACAAAGCCTGTAAAGAACTTTATGAAAGGTTAGTGGAGAAAGGAAAACCAAAAATGGTAGCCCTCATAGCTGTGGTGAATAAACTAGTAAGACAAGCTTTTGCTATCGCTACAAAAGAAATAATTTACAAAGAAATATAA
- a CDS encoding T9SS type A sorting domain-containing protein: MQHLYRLYALLLFCMASTFASAQWQRMKGPVPDFYGPAGTVTCIATNDTLVWIGTANSGVFRASNQPFSPWEATNNGVNTFTVYSLSYHNGLLVATTLRGVYKSTDKGNSWTAINKGLPIEKPITSFASANGVLMAATASYGVFRSTDDGLNWDKANNGMLDNNILDLETDGTRFWALTYNAGLFKSDDGGQSWQNVSIAGSCSQCAQLEIIDSTLFLAGGNIWMSRNNGTNWTVDTTVKNITGITAHKGMLIAYNTYRLYESFDTGRTWMLDWEFNIDSSMTVNAVLSTPAAIKFAGTQKHGLLRGSIAAVTWKPMNNELLTATITNLEEQNGFVYTTAFGKLFRTQKSTDNWLEVGNVGWPIINCFTTYPDRLIVGTDTGGVYIAGNNLLWEPSNNGLGNKSILRLLKIGNQLFALTKGGIYRSPNRGEVWVKYADNITPYDYTDLYFDNGIVYAGTTGGIYSSDNDGFSFTIVNPANIPRREVFFIRRVNGTLWLKIGIDTHISDDGLVWPRHYYLGGVTFANSLSLTKNRMYASTTSGFMFRDTNSMQWNYIKNIEGLVVNVFHQSDSFLFAGSGAGVWRLPIESVVTSVSNQQQKSLAVYPNPAKESITIGNGSEYDRVTIYNSEGREVLSVQNTNVLVLQALPAGLYIIQAVDTKGSYTQKFVKE, translated from the coding sequence ATGCAACACCTATACCGTTTATATGCCTTGCTGCTGTTTTGCATGGCAAGCACCTTTGCAAGTGCTCAGTGGCAACGGATGAAAGGCCCCGTACCCGATTTTTACGGTCCGGCGGGCACCGTTACTTGCATTGCCACCAATGATACCCTTGTGTGGATAGGTACTGCAAACAGCGGTGTTTTCAGGGCATCTAACCAGCCTTTTTCACCGTGGGAAGCCACCAACAACGGGGTAAATACTTTTACCGTTTATTCGCTTAGTTACCACAACGGTTTGCTGGTTGCCACTACGTTGCGGGGTGTGTATAAATCAACCGACAAAGGCAACAGTTGGACGGCTATTAACAAAGGTTTGCCCATTGAAAAACCCATCACCTCTTTTGCCTCAGCCAACGGAGTATTGATGGCTGCAACGGCAAGTTACGGTGTATTTCGCTCAACCGACGACGGTTTGAACTGGGACAAAGCCAATAACGGGATGCTGGACAATAACATACTGGATTTGGAAACCGATGGCACAAGGTTTTGGGCGTTGACCTACAATGCGGGGTTGTTTAAATCGGACGATGGTGGGCAAAGCTGGCAAAACGTGAGTATTGCAGGCAGTTGCAGTCAATGCGCTCAATTAGAAATTATAGACAGTACCCTGTTTTTGGCAGGTGGAAATATTTGGATGTCGAGAAATAACGGCACTAACTGGACGGTTGACACTACGGTGAAAAATATTACCGGAATAACGGCTCATAAAGGGATGCTGATAGCCTACAATACCTACCGATTGTACGAGAGTTTTGATACGGGAAGAACTTGGATGCTGGATTGGGAATTTAATATCGATTCTTCAATGACGGTGAATGCAGTACTTAGTACCCCTGCGGCTATTAAGTTTGCAGGCACTCAAAAACACGGGCTGCTTAGAGGAAGTATTGCCGCCGTTACATGGAAGCCCATGAACAATGAATTGCTTACTGCTACCATTACCAATCTTGAAGAGCAAAACGGGTTTGTGTACACAACGGCGTTTGGTAAGCTGTTTAGAACTCAAAAATCAACTGACAATTGGTTAGAAGTAGGCAATGTGGGTTGGCCTATTATCAACTGTTTTACTACTTATCCTGATAGGCTGATTGTGGGCACTGATACCGGCGGAGTTTATATAGCAGGCAATAACCTTTTGTGGGAACCATCAAACAATGGGTTGGGCAATAAAAGTATTTTACGGTTGTTAAAAATAGGCAATCAGTTGTTTGCTCTTACCAAAGGCGGTATCTACCGCAGCCCCAACCGCGGGGAAGTATGGGTGAAGTATGCTGATAACATTACTCCGTATGATTATACCGATTTGTATTTTGATAACGGTATTGTGTATGCAGGTACAACAGGCGGTATTTATTCATCAGATAATGACGGGTTTTCGTTTACCATTGTAAACCCTGCCAATATCCCGCGGCGCGAAGTATTTTTTATCCGCAGGGTAAACGGCACGTTGTGGTTGAAAATCGGGATTGATACCCATATTTCTGACGATGGTTTAGTGTGGCCCCGCCATTATTACTTGGGCGGAGTAACGTTTGCCAATTCGTTGTCGCTCACAAAAAACCGTATGTATGCCTCAACCACATCAGGATTTATGTTCAGGGATACCAACTCGATGCAATGGAATTACATTAAAAACATTGAAGGATTGGTGGTAAACGTATTCCATCAAAGCGATTCGTTTTTGTTTGCGGGTTCAGGTGCGGGTGTATGGCGATTGCCCATTGAAAGCGTGGTTACTTCGGTATCAAACCAACAACAAAAATCGTTGGCGGTTTATCCCAACCCTGCAAAAGAATCCATTACTATAGGCAACGGCAGCGAGTATGACCGCGTTACCATATACAACAGTGAGGGACGTGAGGTATTATCAGTCCAAAATACTAATGTGTTGGTTTTGCAGGCATTGCCCGCAGGACTTTACATTATTCAGGCGGTGGATACTAAAGGGAGTTATACCCAAAAGTTTGTAAAAGAATAA
- the trxB gene encoding thioredoxin-disulfide reductase has product MSTENTEHVECLIIGSGPAGYTAAIYAARADMKPVMYEGMQPGGQLTITTEVENYPGFPTGVEGPHMMELFKQQATRLGADIRFGMATSVDFSVYPRKVVVDNNKTILAESVIIATGASAKWLGLPSEEHLKNMGGGVSACAVCDGFFYRGKDVVIVGAGDTACEEASYLAKICKKVYMLVRKDHFRASKAMQHRVMNTPNIEVLFNTETEEIVGQQVVEAAIVVNNVTGEKRELKIDGFFVAIGHTPNTDIFKDFIDLDEQGYIKTVPGSTRTNIEGVFACGDAQDKVYRQAITAAGTGCMAALDAERYLGAKKALEMMEA; this is encoded by the coding sequence ATGAGTACTGAAAATACCGAACACGTAGAATGCCTTATCATAGGTTCAGGCCCCGCAGGTTATACAGCGGCTATATATGCTGCCCGTGCTGATATGAAACCCGTAATGTATGAAGGAATGCAGCCCGGCGGCCAGCTTACCATTACTACCGAGGTTGAAAATTACCCCGGTTTCCCAACGGGTGTTGAAGGCCCGCACATGATGGAGTTGTTTAAGCAACAAGCCACACGTTTGGGTGCTGATATTCGTTTTGGTATGGCTACTTCGGTTGATTTTTCGGTATATCCCCGCAAAGTGGTGGTGGATAATAACAAAACCATCTTGGCTGAAAGCGTGATTATTGCTACGGGTGCATCGGCCAAATGGTTGGGATTGCCCAGCGAAGAACATCTTAAAAACATGGGTGGCGGTGTGAGTGCTTGTGCTGTTTGCGACGGGTTTTTCTACCGTGGAAAAGACGTAGTGATAGTTGGAGCAGGTGATACTGCTTGCGAAGAAGCCAGTTACCTAGCCAAAATATGTAAGAAAGTATATATGTTGGTGCGTAAAGACCATTTCCGTGCCAGCAAAGCCATGCAACACCGCGTAATGAATACGCCCAACATTGAGGTGTTGTTTAATACTGAAACCGAAGAGATTGTGGGTCAACAAGTAGTTGAAGCTGCCATTGTGGTAAACAATGTTACAGGAGAAAAACGCGAACTGAAAATTGACGGCTTTTTTGTGGCCATCGGACACACCCCTAACACCGATATATTCAAAGATTTTATTGACTTAGACGAGCAAGGTTATATTAAAACCGTGCCCGGCAGCACCCGCACCAATATTGAAGGTGTTTTTGCCTGCGGCGATGCTCAAGATAAAGTATACCGACAAGCCATAACTGCAGCTGGAACAGGCTGTATGGCTGCCCTTGATGCTGAGCGCTATCTTGGAGCTAAAAAGGCCTTAGAAATGATGGAAGCCTAA
- the panB gene encoding 3-methyl-2-oxobutanoate hydroxymethyltransferase produces the protein MTTNKYKEITRVTTHVLQEMKERGEKISMLTAYDYSMAKIFDEAKIDVLLVGDSASNVMAGHMTTLPITLDQMIYHAASVVRAVFRALVVVDLPFGSYQGNSKEALNSAIRIMKEAGAHAIKLEGGEEILESVRRILSAGVPVMGHLGLTPQSIYKFGTFEVRAKEEAEAAKLVQDANLLAEAGCFAIVLEKIPAKLAQKVAQSVKVPIIGIGAGPHVDGQVLVSHDMLGITREFSPRFLRRYMTLYDDIKVATERYIEDIKLGDFPNDKESY, from the coding sequence ATGACTACCAACAAATACAAAGAAATAACAAGGGTAACCACCCACGTGTTGCAGGAGATGAAGGAGAGGGGTGAGAAAATAAGTATGCTCACGGCTTACGATTACAGCATGGCAAAAATTTTTGATGAAGCAAAAATTGATGTATTGTTGGTAGGTGATTCAGCATCAAACGTAATGGCAGGACACATGACTACCTTGCCTATTACCCTCGACCAAATGATATACCATGCGGCGTCGGTGGTTAGAGCTGTGTTTCGTGCGTTGGTAGTAGTTGATTTACCCTTTGGTTCTTACCAAGGTAATAGCAAAGAAGCATTAAACAGTGCCATCCGTATTATGAAAGAGGCGGGTGCCCATGCTATTAAGTTAGAGGGTGGAGAAGAGATTTTGGAGTCAGTAAGGCGTATTCTTTCAGCGGGTGTACCTGTAATGGGTCACTTGGGTTTAACCCCGCAATCCATTTACAAATTCGGAACGTTTGAAGTACGTGCAAAAGAAGAAGCCGAAGCGGCTAAATTGGTTCAAGATGCCAACTTGCTTGCTGAGGCGGGATGCTTTGCCATAGTGCTTGAAAAAATCCCTGCAAAACTTGCACAAAAGGTAGCTCAAAGCGTTAAAGTACCCATTATCGGTATTGGTGCAGGCCCTCATGTTGACGGGCAGGTATTGGTAAGCCATGATATGTTGGGCATTACCCGCGAGTTCAGTCCCCGTTTTCTACGCCGTTATATGACTTTGTACGACGATATTAAAGTAGCCACAGAGCGTTATATCGAGGATATTAAGTTGGGTGATTTCCCCAACGATAAAGAAAGCTACTAA